In one Dreissena polymorpha isolate Duluth1 chromosome 7, UMN_Dpol_1.0, whole genome shotgun sequence genomic region, the following are encoded:
- the LOC127837431 gene encoding uncharacterized protein LOC127837431 isoform X24: MFSLADTVPQDLQGFMFSLADTVPQDLQGFMFSLVDTVPQDLQGFMFSLADTVPQDLQGFMVSLADMVLQDLQGFMVSLADTVLQDLQGFMVSLADMVPQDLQGFMFSLADTVPQDLQGFLVSLEDTVLQDLQGLMFSLADMVPQDLKGFLVSLADRVLQDLQGFMVSLADTVPQDLQGFMVSLADTVPQDLQGFMFSLVDMVPQDLQGFMVSLADTVPQDLQGFMFSLVDMVPQDLQGFMFSLADTVPQDLQGFMVSLADTVPQDLQGFMFSLVDMVPQDLQGFMVSLADTVPQDLQGFMFSLVDMVPQDLQGFMVSLADTVPQDLQGFMVSLADTVPQDQQGFLVSLADTVPQDLQGFMVSLADMVPQDLQGFMVSLADTVPQDLQGFLVSLADTVPQDLQGFMVSLADMVLLDLQGFMVSLADTVPQDLQGFMVSLADMVPQDLQGFLVSLADTVPQDLQGFMVSLADMVLLDLQGFMVSLADTVPQDLQGFMVSLADMVPQDLQGFMVSQADTVPQDLTAGMCRLNRSYHGCIWLIT, from the exons ATGTTCTCACTAGCGGACACGGTACCTCAAGACCTGCAAGGTTTCATGTTCTCACTAGCGGACACGGTACCTCAAGACCTGCAAGGTTTCATGTTCTCACTAGTGGACACGGTACCTCAAGACCTGCAAGGTTTCATGTTCTCACTAGCGGACACGGTACCTCAAGAcctgcaaggtttcatggtctcactaGCGGACATGGTACTTCAAGAcctgcaaggtttcatggtctcactGGCGGACACGGTACTTCAAGAcctgcaaggtttcatggtctcactaGCAGACATGGTACCTCAAGACCTGCAAGGTTTCATGTTCTCACTAGCGGACACGGTACCTCAAGACCTGCAAGGTTTCCTGGTCTCCCTGGAGGACACGGTACTTCAAGACCTGCAAGGTTTAATGTTCTCACTAGCGGACATGGTACCTCAAGACCTGAAAGGTTTCCTGGTCTCACTGGCGGACAGGGTACTTCAAGAcctgcaaggtttcatggtctcactaGCAGACACTGTACCTCAAGACCTGCAAG gtttcatggtctcactaGCAGACACTGTACCTCAAGACCTGCAAGGTTTCATGTTCTCACTAGTGGACATGGTACCTCAAGAcctgcaaggtttcatggtctcactaGCGGACACGGTACCTCAAGACCTGCAAGGTTTCATGTTCTCACTAGTGGACATGGTACCTCAAGAcctgcaag GTTTCATGTTCTCACTAGCGGACACGGTACCTCAAGAcctgcaaggtttcatggtctcactaGCGGACACGGTACCTCAAGACCTGCAAGGTTTCATGTTCTCACTAGTGGACATGGTACCTCAAGAcctgcaaggtttcatggtctcactaGCGGACACGGTACCTCAAGACCTGCAAGGTTTCATGTTCTCACTAGTGGACATGGTACCTCAAGAcctgcaaggtttcatggtctcactaGCAGACACGGTACCTCAAGACCTgcaag gtttcatggtctcactaGCGGACACAGTACCTCAAGACCAgcaaggtttcctggtctcaCTGGCGGACACAGTACCTCAAGAcctgcaaggtttcatggtctcactaGCGGACATGGTACCTCAAGAcctgcaag gtttcatggtctcactaGCGGACACAGTACCTCAAGAcctgcaag gtttcctggtctcaCTGGCGGACACGGTACCTCAAGAcctgcaaggtttcatggtctcactaGCGGACATGGTACTTTTAGAcctgcaaggtttcatggtctcactGGCGGACACAGTACCTCAAGAcctgcaaggtttcatggtctcgcTAGCGGACATGGTACCTCAAGACCTgcaaggtttcctggtctcaCTGGCGGACACAGTACCTCAAGACCTgcaag gtttcatggtctcactaGCGGACATGGTACTTTTAGAcctgcaaggtttcatggtctcactGGCGGACACAGTACCTCAAGAcctgcaaggtttcatggtctcgcTAGCGGACATGGTACCTCAAGAcctgcaaggtttcatggtctcacaaGCCGACACGGTACCTCAAGACCTAACTGCGGGAATGTGTAGGCTGAACAGGAGCTACCATGGTTGCATATGGCTTATAACATGA
- the LOC127837431 gene encoding uncharacterized protein LOC127837431 isoform X15: protein MFSLADTVPQDLQGFMFSLADTVPQDLQGFMFSLVDTVPQDLQGFMFSLADTVPQDLQGFMVSLADMVLQDLQGFMVSLADTVLQDLQGFMVSLADMVPQDLQGFMFSLADTVPQDLQGFLVSLEDTVLQDLQGLMFSLADMVPQDLKGFLVSLADRVLQDLQGFMVSLADTVPQDLQGFMVSLADTVPQDLQGFMFSLVDMVPQDLQGFMVSLADTVPQDLQGFMFSLVDMVPQDLQGFMFSLADTVPQDLQGFMVSLADTVPQDLQGFMFSLVDMVPQDLQGFMVSLADTVPQDLQGFMFSLVDMVPQDLQGFMVSLADTVPQDLQGFMVSLADTVPQDQQGFLVSLADTVPQDLQGFMVSLADMVPQDLQGFMVSLADTVPQDLQGFMVSLADMVPQDLRGFLVSLADTVPQDLQGFMVSLADMVLLDLQGFMVSLADTVPQDLQGFMVSLADMVPQDLQGFLVSLADTVPQDLQGFMVSLADMVLLDLQGFMVSLADTVPQDLQGFMVSLADMVPQDLQGFMVSQADTVPQDLTAGMCRLNRSYHGCIWLIT from the exons ATGTTCTCACTAGCGGACACGGTACCTCAAGACCTGCAAGGTTTCATGTTCTCACTAGCGGACACGGTACCTCAAGACCTGCAAGGTTTCATGTTCTCACTAGTGGACACGGTACCTCAAGACCTGCAAGGTTTCATGTTCTCACTAGCGGACACGGTACCTCAAGAcctgcaaggtttcatggtctcactaGCGGACATGGTACTTCAAGAcctgcaaggtttcatggtctcactGGCGGACACGGTACTTCAAGAcctgcaaggtttcatggtctcactaGCAGACATGGTACCTCAAGACCTGCAAGGTTTCATGTTCTCACTAGCGGACACGGTACCTCAAGACCTGCAAGGTTTCCTGGTCTCCCTGGAGGACACGGTACTTCAAGACCTGCAAGGTTTAATGTTCTCACTAGCGGACATGGTACCTCAAGACCTGAAAGGTTTCCTGGTCTCACTGGCGGACAGGGTACTTCAAGAcctgcaaggtttcatggtctcactaGCAGACACTGTACCTCAAGACCTGCAAG gtttcatggtctcactaGCAGACACTGTACCTCAAGACCTGCAAGGTTTCATGTTCTCACTAGTGGACATGGTACCTCAAGAcctgcaaggtttcatggtctcactaGCGGACACGGTACCTCAAGACCTGCAAGGTTTCATGTTCTCACTAGTGGACATGGTACCTCAAGAcctgcaag GTTTCATGTTCTCACTAGCGGACACGGTACCTCAAGAcctgcaaggtttcatggtctcactaGCGGACACGGTACCTCAAGACCTGCAAGGTTTCATGTTCTCACTAGTGGACATGGTACCTCAAGAcctgcaaggtttcatggtctcactaGCGGACACGGTACCTCAAGACCTGCAAGGTTTCATGTTCTCACTAGTGGACATGGTACCTCAAGAcctgcaaggtttcatggtctcactaGCAGACACGGTACCTCAAGACCTgcaag gtttcatggtctcactaGCGGACACAGTACCTCAAGACCAgcaaggtttcctggtctcaCTGGCGGACACAGTACCTCAAGAcctgcaaggtttcatggtctcactaGCGGACATGGTACCTCAAGAcctgcaag gtttcatggtctcactaGCGGACACAGTACCTCAAGAcctgcaaggtttcatggtctcgcTAGCGGACATGGTACCTCAAGACCTGCGAG gtttcctggtctcaCTGGCGGACACGGTACCTCAAGAcctgcaaggtttcatggtctcactaGCGGACATGGTACTTTTAGAcctgcaaggtttcatggtctcactGGCGGACACAGTACCTCAAGAcctgcaaggtttcatggtctcgcTAGCGGACATGGTACCTCAAGACCTgcaaggtttcctggtctcaCTGGCGGACACAGTACCTCAAGACCTgcaag gtttcatggtctcactaGCGGACATGGTACTTTTAGAcctgcaaggtttcatggtctcactGGCGGACACAGTACCTCAAGAcctgcaaggtttcatggtctcgcTAGCGGACATGGTACCTCAAGAcctgcaaggtttcatggtctcacaaGCCGACACGGTACCTCAAGACCTAACTGCGGGAATGTGTAGGCTGAACAGGAGCTACCATGGTTGCATATGGCTTATAACATGA
- the LOC127837431 gene encoding uncharacterized protein LOC127837431 isoform X1, with the protein MFSLADTVPQDLQGFMFSLADTVPQDLQGFMFSLVDTVPQDLQGFMFSLADTVPQDLQGFMVSLADMVLQDLQGFMVSLADTVLQDLQGFMVSLADMVPQDLQGFMFSLADTVPQDLQGFLVSLEDTVLQDLQGLMFSLADMVPQDLKGFLVSLADRVLQDLQGFMVSLADTVPQDLQGFMVSLADTVPQDLQGFMFSLVDMVPQDLQGFMVSLADTVPQDLQGFMFSLVDMVPQDLQGFMFSLADTVPQDLQGFMVSLADTVPQDLQGFMFSLVDMVPQDLQGFMVSLADTVPQDLQGFMFSLVDMVPQDLQGFMVSLADTVPQDLQGFMVSLADTVPQDQQGFLVSLADTVPQDLQGFMVSLADMVPQDLQGFLVSLADTVPQDLQGFMVSLADTVPQDLQGFMVSLADMVPQDLRGFLVSLADTVPQDLQGFMVSLADTVLQDLQGFLVSLADTVPQDLQGFLVSLADTVPQDLQGFMVSLADMVLLDLQGFMVSLADTVPQDLQGFMVSLADMVPQDLQGFLVSLADTVPQDLQGFMVSLADMVLLDLQGFMVSLADTVPQDLQGFMVSLADMVPQDLQGFMVSQADTVPQDLTAGMCRLNRSYHGCIWLIT; encoded by the exons ATGTTCTCACTAGCGGACACGGTACCTCAAGACCTGCAAGGTTTCATGTTCTCACTAGCGGACACGGTACCTCAAGACCTGCAAGGTTTCATGTTCTCACTAGTGGACACGGTACCTCAAGACCTGCAAGGTTTCATGTTCTCACTAGCGGACACGGTACCTCAAGAcctgcaaggtttcatggtctcactaGCGGACATGGTACTTCAAGAcctgcaaggtttcatggtctcactGGCGGACACGGTACTTCAAGAcctgcaaggtttcatggtctcactaGCAGACATGGTACCTCAAGACCTGCAAGGTTTCATGTTCTCACTAGCGGACACGGTACCTCAAGACCTGCAAGGTTTCCTGGTCTCCCTGGAGGACACGGTACTTCAAGACCTGCAAGGTTTAATGTTCTCACTAGCGGACATGGTACCTCAAGACCTGAAAGGTTTCCTGGTCTCACTGGCGGACAGGGTACTTCAAGAcctgcaaggtttcatggtctcactaGCAGACACTGTACCTCAAGACCTGCAAG gtttcatggtctcactaGCAGACACTGTACCTCAAGACCTGCAAGGTTTCATGTTCTCACTAGTGGACATGGTACCTCAAGAcctgcaaggtttcatggtctcactaGCGGACACGGTACCTCAAGACCTGCAAGGTTTCATGTTCTCACTAGTGGACATGGTACCTCAAGAcctgcaag GTTTCATGTTCTCACTAGCGGACACGGTACCTCAAGAcctgcaaggtttcatggtctcactaGCGGACACGGTACCTCAAGACCTGCAAGGTTTCATGTTCTCACTAGTGGACATGGTACCTCAAGAcctgcaaggtttcatggtctcactaGCGGACACGGTACCTCAAGACCTGCAAGGTTTCATGTTCTCACTAGTGGACATGGTACCTCAAGAcctgcaaggtttcatggtctcactaGCAGACACGGTACCTCAAGACCTgcaag gtttcatggtctcactaGCGGACACAGTACCTCAAGACCAgcaaggtttcctggtctcaCTGGCGGACACAGTACCTCAAGAcctgcaaggtttcatggtctcactaGCGGACATGGTACCTCAAGAcctgcaag gtttcctggtctcaCTAGCAGACACAGTACCTCAAGAcctgcaaggtttcatggtctcactaGCGGACACAGTACCTCAAGAcctgcaaggtttcatggtctcgcTAGCGGACATGGTACCTCAAGACCTGCGAGGTTTCCTGGTCTCACTAGCGGACACAGTACCTCAAGACCTGCAAGGTTTCATGGTTTCACTAGCGGACACAGTACTTCAAGACCTgcaaggtttcctggtctcaCTAGCAGACACAGTACCTCAAGACCTgcaaggtttcctggtctcaCTGGCGGACACGGTACCTCAAGAcctgcaaggtttcatggtctcactaGCGGACATGGTACTTTTAGAcctgcaaggtttcatggtctcactGGCGGACACAGTACCTCAAGAcctgcaaggtttcatggtctcgcTAGCGGACATGGTACCTCAAGACCTgcaaggtttcctggtctcaCTGGCGGACACAGTACCTCAAGACCTgcaag gtttcatggtctcactaGCGGACATGGTACTTTTAGAcctgcaaggtttcatggtctcactGGCGGACACAGTACCTCAAGAcctgcaaggtttcatggtctcgcTAGCGGACATGGTACCTCAAGAcctgcaaggtttcatggtctcacaaGCCGACACGGTACCTCAAGACCTAACTGCGGGAATGTGTAGGCTGAACAGGAGCTACCATGGTTGCATATGGCTTATAACATGA
- the LOC127837431 gene encoding uncharacterized protein LOC127837431 isoform X47: MFSLADTVPQDLQGFMFSLADTVPQDLQGFMFSLVDTVPQDLQGFMFSLADTVPQDLQGFMVSLADMVLQDLQGFMVSLADTVLQDLQGFMVSLADMVPQDLQGFMFSLADTVPQDLQGFLVSLEDTVLQDLQGLMFSLADMVPQDLKGFLVSLADRVLQDLQGFMVSLADTVPQDLQGFMVSLADTVPQDLQGFMFSLVDMVPQDLQGFMVSLADTVPQDLQGFMFSLVDMVPQDLQGFMFSLADTVPQDLQGFMVSLADTVPQDLQGFMVSLADTVPQDLQGFMVSLADTVPQDLQGFLVSLADTVPQDLQGFMVSLADTVLQDLQGFLVSLADTVPQDLQGFLVSLADTVPQDLQGFMVSLADMVLLDLQGFMVSLADTVPQDLQGFMVSLADMVPQDLQGFLVSLADTVPQDLQGFMVSLADMVLLDLQGFMVSLADTVPQDLQGFMVSLADMVPQDLQGFMVSQADTVPQDLTAGMCRLNRSYHGCIWLIT; encoded by the exons ATGTTCTCACTAGCGGACACGGTACCTCAAGACCTGCAAGGTTTCATGTTCTCACTAGCGGACACGGTACCTCAAGACCTGCAAGGTTTCATGTTCTCACTAGTGGACACGGTACCTCAAGACCTGCAAGGTTTCATGTTCTCACTAGCGGACACGGTACCTCAAGAcctgcaaggtttcatggtctcactaGCGGACATGGTACTTCAAGAcctgcaaggtttcatggtctcactGGCGGACACGGTACTTCAAGAcctgcaaggtttcatggtctcactaGCAGACATGGTACCTCAAGACCTGCAAGGTTTCATGTTCTCACTAGCGGACACGGTACCTCAAGACCTGCAAGGTTTCCTGGTCTCCCTGGAGGACACGGTACTTCAAGACCTGCAAGGTTTAATGTTCTCACTAGCGGACATGGTACCTCAAGACCTGAAAGGTTTCCTGGTCTCACTGGCGGACAGGGTACTTCAAGAcctgcaaggtttcatggtctcactaGCAGACACTGTACCTCAAGACCTGCAAG gtttcatggtctcactaGCAGACACTGTACCTCAAGACCTGCAAGGTTTCATGTTCTCACTAGTGGACATGGTACCTCAAGAcctgcaaggtttcatggtctcactaGCGGACACGGTACCTCAAGACCTGCAAGGTTTCATGTTCTCACTAGTGGACATGGTACCTCAAGAcctgcaag GTTTCATGTTCTCACTAGCGGACACGGTACCTCAAGAcctgcaaggtttcatggtctcactaGCGGACACGGTACCTCAAGACCTGCAAG gtttcatggtctcactaGCAGACACGGTACCTCAAGACCTgcaag gtttcatggtctcactaGCGGACACAGTACCTCAAGAcctgcaag GTTTCCTGGTCTCACTAGCGGACACAGTACCTCAAGACCTGCAAGGTTTCATGGTTTCACTAGCGGACACAGTACTTCAAGACCTgcaaggtttcctggtctcaCTAGCAGACACAGTACCTCAAGACCTgcaaggtttcctggtctcaCTGGCGGACACGGTACCTCAAGAcctgcaaggtttcatggtctcactaGCGGACATGGTACTTTTAGAcctgcaaggtttcatggtctcactGGCGGACACAGTACCTCAAGAcctgcaaggtttcatggtctcgcTAGCGGACATGGTACCTCAAGACCTgcaaggtttcctggtctcaCTGGCGGACACAGTACCTCAAGACCTgcaag gtttcatggtctcactaGCGGACATGGTACTTTTAGAcctgcaaggtttcatggtctcactGGCGGACACAGTACCTCAAGAcctgcaaggtttcatggtctcgcTAGCGGACATGGTACCTCAAGAcctgcaaggtttcatggtctcacaaGCCGACACGGTACCTCAAGACCTAACTGCGGGAATGTGTAGGCTGAACAGGAGCTACCATGGTTGCATATGGCTTATAACATGA
- the LOC127837431 gene encoding uncharacterized protein LOC127837431 isoform X2: MFSLADTVPQDLQGFMFSLADTVPQDLQGFMFSLVDTVPQDLQGFMFSLADTVPQDLQGFMVSLADMVLQDLQGFMVSLADTVLQDLQGFMVSLADMVPQDLQGFMFSLADTVPQDLQGFLVSLEDTVLQDLQGLMFSLADMVPQDLKGFLVSLADRVLQDLQGFMVSLADTVPQDLQGFMVSLADTVPQDLQGFMFSLVDMVPQDLQGFMVSLADTVPQDLQGFMFSLVDMVPQDLQGFMFSLADTVPQDLQGFMVSLADTVPQDLQGFMFSLVDMVPQDLQGFMVSLADTVPQDLQGFMFSLVDMVPQDLQGFMVSLADTVPQDLQGFMVSLADTVPQDQQGFLVSLADTVPQDLQGFMVSLADMVPQDLQGFMVSLADTVPQDLQGFMVSLADMVPQDLRGFLVSLADTVPQDLQGFMVSLADTVLQDLQGFLVSLADTVPQDLQGFLVSLADTVPQDLQGFMVSLADMVLLDLQGFMVSLADTVPQDLQGFMVSLADMVPQDLQGFLVSLADTVPQDLQGFMVSLADMVLLDLQGFMVSLADTVPQDLQGFMVSLADMVPQDLQGFMVSQADTVPQDLTAGMCRLNRSYHGCIWLIT; the protein is encoded by the exons ATGTTCTCACTAGCGGACACGGTACCTCAAGACCTGCAAGGTTTCATGTTCTCACTAGCGGACACGGTACCTCAAGACCTGCAAGGTTTCATGTTCTCACTAGTGGACACGGTACCTCAAGACCTGCAAGGTTTCATGTTCTCACTAGCGGACACGGTACCTCAAGAcctgcaaggtttcatggtctcactaGCGGACATGGTACTTCAAGAcctgcaaggtttcatggtctcactGGCGGACACGGTACTTCAAGAcctgcaaggtttcatggtctcactaGCAGACATGGTACCTCAAGACCTGCAAGGTTTCATGTTCTCACTAGCGGACACGGTACCTCAAGACCTGCAAGGTTTCCTGGTCTCCCTGGAGGACACGGTACTTCAAGACCTGCAAGGTTTAATGTTCTCACTAGCGGACATGGTACCTCAAGACCTGAAAGGTTTCCTGGTCTCACTGGCGGACAGGGTACTTCAAGAcctgcaaggtttcatggtctcactaGCAGACACTGTACCTCAAGACCTGCAAG gtttcatggtctcactaGCAGACACTGTACCTCAAGACCTGCAAGGTTTCATGTTCTCACTAGTGGACATGGTACCTCAAGAcctgcaaggtttcatggtctcactaGCGGACACGGTACCTCAAGACCTGCAAGGTTTCATGTTCTCACTAGTGGACATGGTACCTCAAGAcctgcaag GTTTCATGTTCTCACTAGCGGACACGGTACCTCAAGAcctgcaaggtttcatggtctcactaGCGGACACGGTACCTCAAGACCTGCAAGGTTTCATGTTCTCACTAGTGGACATGGTACCTCAAGAcctgcaaggtttcatggtctcactaGCGGACACGGTACCTCAAGACCTGCAAGGTTTCATGTTCTCACTAGTGGACATGGTACCTCAAGAcctgcaaggtttcatggtctcactaGCAGACACGGTACCTCAAGACCTgcaag gtttcatggtctcactaGCGGACACAGTACCTCAAGACCAgcaaggtttcctggtctcaCTGGCGGACACAGTACCTCAAGAcctgcaaggtttcatggtctcactaGCGGACATGGTACCTCAAGAcctgcaag gtttcatggtctcactaGCGGACACAGTACCTCAAGAcctgcaaggtttcatggtctcgcTAGCGGACATGGTACCTCAAGACCTGCGAGGTTTCCTGGTCTCACTAGCGGACACAGTACCTCAAGACCTGCAAGGTTTCATGGTTTCACTAGCGGACACAGTACTTCAAGACCTgcaaggtttcctggtctcaCTAGCAGACACAGTACCTCAAGACCTgcaaggtttcctggtctcaCTGGCGGACACGGTACCTCAAGAcctgcaaggtttcatggtctcactaGCGGACATGGTACTTTTAGAcctgcaaggtttcatggtctcactGGCGGACACAGTACCTCAAGAcctgcaaggtttcatggtctcgcTAGCGGACATGGTACCTCAAGACCTgcaaggtttcctggtctcaCTGGCGGACACAGTACCTCAAGACCTgcaag gtttcatggtctcactaGCGGACATGGTACTTTTAGAcctgcaaggtttcatggtctcactGGCGGACACAGTACCTCAAGAcctgcaaggtttcatggtctcgcTAGCGGACATGGTACCTCAAGAcctgcaaggtttcatggtctcacaaGCCGACACGGTACCTCAAGACCTAACTGCGGGAATGTGTAGGCTGAACAGGAGCTACCATGGTTGCATATGGCTTATAACATGA
- the LOC127837431 gene encoding uncharacterized protein LOC127837431 isoform X22: protein MFSLADTVPQDLQGFMFSLADTVPQDLQGFMFSLVDTVPQDLQGFMFSLADTVPQDLQGFMVSLADMVLQDLQGFMVSLADTVLQDLQGFMVSLADMVPQDLQGFMFSLADTVPQDLQGFLVSLEDTVLQDLQGLMFSLADMVPQDLKGFLVSLADRVLQDLQGFMVSLADTVPQDLQGFMVSLADTVPQDLQGFMFSLVDMVPQDLQGFMVSLADTVPQDLQGFMFSLVDMVPQDLQGFMFSLADTVPQDLQGFMVSLADTVPQDLQGFMFSLVDMVPQDLQGFMVSLADTVPQDLQGFMFSLVDMVPQDLQGFMVSLADTVPQDLQGFMVSLADTVPQDLQGFLVSLADTVPQDLQGFMVSLADTVLQDLQGFLVSLADTVPQDLQGFLVSLADTVPQDLQGFMVSLADMVLLDLQGFMVSLADTVPQDLQGFMVSLADMVPQDLQGFLVSLADTVPQDLQGFMVSLADMVLLDLQGFMVSLADTVPQDLQGFMVSLADMVPQDLQGFMVSQADTVPQDLTAGMCRLNRSYHGCIWLIT, encoded by the exons ATGTTCTCACTAGCGGACACGGTACCTCAAGACCTGCAAGGTTTCATGTTCTCACTAGCGGACACGGTACCTCAAGACCTGCAAGGTTTCATGTTCTCACTAGTGGACACGGTACCTCAAGACCTGCAAGGTTTCATGTTCTCACTAGCGGACACGGTACCTCAAGAcctgcaaggtttcatggtctcactaGCGGACATGGTACTTCAAGAcctgcaaggtttcatggtctcactGGCGGACACGGTACTTCAAGAcctgcaaggtttcatggtctcactaGCAGACATGGTACCTCAAGACCTGCAAGGTTTCATGTTCTCACTAGCGGACACGGTACCTCAAGACCTGCAAGGTTTCCTGGTCTCCCTGGAGGACACGGTACTTCAAGACCTGCAAGGTTTAATGTTCTCACTAGCGGACATGGTACCTCAAGACCTGAAAGGTTTCCTGGTCTCACTGGCGGACAGGGTACTTCAAGAcctgcaaggtttcatggtctcactaGCAGACACTGTACCTCAAGACCTGCAAG gtttcatggtctcactaGCAGACACTGTACCTCAAGACCTGCAAGGTTTCATGTTCTCACTAGTGGACATGGTACCTCAAGAcctgcaaggtttcatggtctcactaGCGGACACGGTACCTCAAGACCTGCAAGGTTTCATGTTCTCACTAGTGGACATGGTACCTCAAGAcctgcaag GTTTCATGTTCTCACTAGCGGACACGGTACCTCAAGAcctgcaaggtttcatggtctcactaGCGGACACGGTACCTCAAGACCTGCAAGGTTTCATGTTCTCACTAGTGGACATGGTACCTCAAGAcctgcaaggtttcatggtctcactaGCGGACACGGTACCTCAAGACCTGCAAGGTTTCATGTTCTCACTAGTGGACATGGTACCTCAAGAcctgcaaggtttcatggtctcactaGCAGACACGGTACCTCAAGACCTgcaag gtttcatggtctcactaGCGGACACAGTACCTCAAGAcctgcaag GTTTCCTGGTCTCACTAGCGGACACAGTACCTCAAGACCTGCAAGGTTTCATGGTTTCACTAGCGGACACAGTACTTCAAGACCTgcaaggtttcctggtctcaCTAGCAGACACAGTACCTCAAGACCTgcaaggtttcctggtctcaCTGGCGGACACGGTACCTCAAGAcctgcaaggtttcatggtctcactaGCGGACATGGTACTTTTAGAcctgcaaggtttcatggtctcactGGCGGACACAGTACCTCAAGAcctgcaaggtttcatggtctcgcTAGCGGACATGGTACCTCAAGACCTgcaaggtttcctggtctcaCTGGCGGACACAGTACCTCAAGACCTgcaag gtttcatggtctcactaGCGGACATGGTACTTTTAGAcctgcaaggtttcatggtctcactGGCGGACACAGTACCTCAAGAcctgcaaggtttcatggtctcgcTAGCGGACATGGTACCTCAAGAcctgcaaggtttcatggtctcacaaGCCGACACGGTACCTCAAGACCTAACTGCGGGAATGTGTAGGCTGAACAGGAGCTACCATGGTTGCATATGGCTTATAACATGA